The Dehalogenimonas sp. 4OHTPN genome window below encodes:
- the pyrH gene encoding UMP kinase, translating to MTELKYHRVLLKLSGEAFAGSGSGIIDIPTVRGIALQIKALSQNGIQVAIVVGAGNIWRGAAVAKDGIDRVTADYAGMLATVINALALQDMLEKEGVTTRTQSAITVQQVAEPFIRRRAIRHLEKGRVVIFAGGTGNPYMTTDTAAALRAIEIEAQVLLMAKNRVDGVYSADPQKHRDASRFDRLTHLEALSKRLKVMDATALSLCLENKLPIIVFDMTAPGNLKRAVGGESVGTLITSEA from the coding sequence TTGACCGAACTTAAGTACCACCGGGTGCTCCTCAAACTCTCCGGGGAGGCTTTCGCCGGCAGCGGCAGCGGCATTATCGATATTCCCACTGTCCGCGGCATCGCCCTCCAGATCAAAGCCCTATCCCAGAACGGCATCCAGGTCGCTATCGTCGTCGGCGCCGGCAACATCTGGCGCGGCGCGGCTGTAGCCAAAGACGGCATCGACCGTGTCACCGCTGATTACGCCGGGATGCTGGCCACGGTCATCAACGCCCTGGCTCTCCAGGACATGCTGGAGAAAGAAGGCGTAACCACCCGGACCCAGTCCGCCATCACCGTGCAGCAGGTGGCCGAGCCGTTCATCCGCCGGCGCGCCATCCGCCACCTGGAGAAAGGCCGCGTCGTTATTTTTGCCGGCGGCACCGGCAATCCCTACATGACCACCGACACCGCCGCCGCCCTCCGGGCGATAGAGATCGAAGCCCAGGTGCTCCTCATGGCTAAGAACCGGGTGGACGGCGTTTATTCGGCCGACCCTCAGAAGCACCGGGACGCCTCCAGGTTCGACCGGCTGACTCACCTTGAAGCCCTTTCCAAGCGCCTCAAGGTGATGGATGCCACCGCCCTGTCGCTGTGCCTGGAGAACAAGCTGCCGATTATCGTTTTCGATATGACGGCTCCGGGCAACCTGAAGCGGGCCGTCGGCGGCGAGAGCGTCGGCACACTAATTACGAGCGAGGCTTAG
- the frr gene encoding ribosome recycling factor: MTVNEILQGAEKKMTVSIEVLHRELAAIRTGRASSHIIEHVRVDYAGTPTPIHHLANISVPDARQILIQPWDRTMVGQVEKALMKSDLGLTPSSDGQVIRLIIPPLSQERRVELTKMVHKRVEEDKVAIRNLRRDALEHIKKLEKDKELSQDDCKRSQDQLQKLTDAYIAKADKLGKDKEQELLTV; encoded by the coding sequence ATGACTGTCAACGAGATCTTGCAGGGCGCCGAAAAGAAGATGACGGTATCCATCGAGGTGCTGCACCGGGAACTGGCCGCCATCCGCACCGGGCGCGCCTCTTCCCACATCATCGAACATGTCCGGGTGGACTACGCCGGCACGCCGACCCCGATTCACCACCTGGCGAACATTTCGGTCCCGGACGCCCGCCAGATCCTGATCCAGCCGTGGGACCGCACTATGGTCGGCCAGGTTGAAAAAGCCCTTATGAAATCCGACCTGGGGCTGACGCCGTCGAGCGACGGGCAGGTCATCCGCCTGATTATCCCGCCGCTGTCCCAGGAACGGCGTGTTGAGCTGACGAAAATGGTTCACAAGCGGGTAGAAGAGGACAAAGTGGCCATCCGCAACCTGCGGCGTGATGCCCTGGAGCATATCAAGAAACTGGAGAAGGACAAGGAACTGTCCCAGGACGACTGCAAGCGGTCCCAGGACCAGCTCCAGAAGCTGACCGACGCATATATCGCCAAGGCGGACAAGCTGGGCAAAGACAAGGAACAGGAACTCCTCACCGTTTAG
- a CDS encoding CDGSH iron-sulfur domain-containing protein gives MNEETPIPAAPVYKIKVTANGPYIVTGGVPLLEWVICHDPDGHSHGWREGRKFEAPSAYALCRCGGSKSKPFCDGSHLSNGFDGTETASREPFAARALELAGPELTLSEVPMLCSQARFCQRAGDTWHLVRKSDDAVSKEIAIEEAAECPSGRIVLRDKSGKLLEPLLPPSIGLVEDPVKGRSGPIWVRGGVAIEAADGTVYEIRNRVTLCRCGHSNNKPFCDGRHVKVKFRSSE, from the coding sequence ATGAATGAAGAAACCCCGATACCGGCGGCTCCCGTTTACAAGATCAAAGTGACAGCCAACGGACCGTATATTGTCACAGGAGGCGTGCCGCTTTTGGAGTGGGTCATCTGCCATGACCCGGACGGGCACAGCCACGGCTGGCGGGAAGGCCGAAAATTCGAGGCCCCTTCAGCTTACGCACTGTGCCGCTGCGGCGGTTCGAAGTCCAAGCCTTTCTGCGACGGCTCTCATTTGAGTAACGGCTTCGACGGTACGGAAACCGCCAGCCGGGAACCGTTCGCCGCCCGGGCGCTGGAGCTTGCCGGTCCGGAACTAACCCTGTCGGAGGTGCCGATGCTTTGCTCCCAAGCCAGGTTCTGCCAGCGAGCCGGCGATACCTGGCATCTGGTGCGGAAGTCTGATGATGCCGTATCGAAAGAAATCGCCATTGAAGAAGCCGCCGAATGCCCATCGGGGCGGATTGTGCTCAGAGATAAAAGCGGCAAACTACTCGAGCCGCTCCTTCCGCCTTCAATCGGCCTCGTCGAAGATCCGGTCAAGGGCAGATCCGGTCCTATTTGGGTCCGCGGCGGCGTCGCCATAGAAGCCGCCGACGGCACTGTCTATGAAATCAGAAACCGGGTAACGCTTTGCCGCTGCGGCCATTCCAATAACAAGCCCTTCTGCGACGGCCGTCATGTTAAAGTAAAGTTCAGGTCGTCGGAATAA
- the pdxS gene encoding pyridoxal 5'-phosphate synthase lyase subunit PdxS, translated as MEQEITTGTFRVKSGLAQMLKGGVIMDVTTPDQARIAEEAGACAVMALERVPSDIRAEGGVARMADPTVIKAIMKTVTIPVMAKCRIGHFVEARVLEAMGVDFIDESEVLTPADEAHHVWKHDFKVPFVCGCRDLGEALRRIGEGAAMIRTKGEAGTGNVVEAVRHMRAVQEGIRRVTAAPPETLMAIAKELGAPLELVLEVHKTGKLPVVNFAAGGIATPADAALMMQLGAEGVFVGSGIFKSSDPARRAHAIVKATTHYQDPVIVAEVSESLGDAMPGLEIGQIAPDKLLAKRGW; from the coding sequence ATGGAACAGGAAATAACCACCGGAACCTTCAGGGTTAAAAGCGGCCTGGCCCAGATGCTGAAGGGCGGCGTGATCATGGATGTGACTACCCCGGACCAGGCGCGCATCGCCGAGGAGGCAGGCGCCTGCGCCGTAATGGCTCTGGAGCGGGTACCCTCCGATATCCGGGCTGAAGGCGGCGTCGCCAGAATGGCTGATCCCACGGTGATCAAAGCCATTATGAAAACGGTGACCATCCCGGTCATGGCCAAGTGCCGCATCGGTCATTTTGTCGAAGCCCGGGTGCTCGAGGCCATGGGCGTCGATTTTATCGACGAGTCAGAGGTACTGACTCCAGCCGACGAGGCTCACCACGTCTGGAAACATGATTTCAAAGTCCCCTTCGTCTGCGGCTGCCGGGATCTGGGCGAAGCGCTGCGCCGCATCGGCGAAGGCGCCGCCATGATCCGTACCAAAGGCGAGGCCGGCACCGGCAACGTCGTGGAGGCGGTGCGGCATATGCGCGCGGTGCAGGAAGGCATCCGGCGCGTCACCGCGGCACCGCCAGAGACTCTCATGGCCATCGCCAAGGAGCTGGGCGCTCCTTTAGAACTGGTGCTTGAGGTTCATAAGACCGGCAAACTGCCGGTAGTCAACTTCGCCGCCGGCGGTATCGCCACCCCGGCTGATGCCGCTTTGATGATGCAGCTCGGCGCCGAAGGCGTCTTTGTCGGCTCCGGCATTTTCAAGAGTTCCGATCCAGCGCGCCGGGCCCATGCCATCGTCAAAGCGACCACTCACTATCAGGACCCGGTGATTGTCGCTGAAGTCTCGGAAAGCCTGGGTGATGCCATGCCGGGTCTCGAGATCGGACAGATCGCTCCGGATAAATTGCTGGCCAAACGGGGCTGGTAG